TGCAATAGATGATTCTGAATGATATCCCGAATGATTctgtgaaaacaaaataaataaatttatatattacataataaaGAGGGAAACACCATTGCATGGGCACAAAATAAACATGATACTTCTAATCTGTAGCTTCCTATTATGCTATAGATGAAAACATGTTGAGGCATAGATTTATGAAGCTGTCTGAATAAGATGAGAACTCTAGGGAAGAGATGGATTTAAAACCATGCTGAGAAAAAGTTTCATGAAGCATTCATAGATATCACCATCAGATGGACTCTCCATCAATATGGCACCATTCTATCTTTGTGGCTATGACATTTTTTCCGCACTAGGCCTAGCATATTACCATTTTTTATAGATGGTTCACTGGGGGTTTGAGATTGTTCCCACCAGTTATCTAGTGCTAGACCTCTTGATTTGCAAACCCATCATATTTCCACATAGACGTCTGATTTACTGGTATAAAAAACATGTGCAACCACTTCTTATTTCCAGAAGAAATTGACCAAAAATGAAGGAAATTCTTTTAAGATTAAAGGCAAATGATTCCTTCATTaaaattggttttatttatgAGCAGCATGATATCATACCCATATTCATCAAAATATCCACCACGGCCTTCTGTACCAAAATCCTCCCTGAAGACAACCTGCAAAATTAAGTGAAGTAGAAATAATCAACTTCTCAAAACTGGAAATAATGATGGTATGCTCAAGAGTTGATGACTGACACACGATTATTAACGTCTTTATTTGAcatgttaaaatttaaattctgtaAACTGAAAAGGAAGGTGAAGTGATTGGCATAGAACTGACAGATACCAATTCCTAATTAATAGGTGATACCTCTTTACAACCAAAGAAAAGATCCTCACCTGTATGTTATCAATGTTATCACGATTCCAAAGGGGCAAAAAGAAACGATTGGCAAAACGAAGCACCAGCTGTAATGCAAAAAAAGGTATGGGGAAGATGATCAGTACACAAcaaaagtataaatataagCTCAATCTAAAAGCCACACAAACTGACCAAGTTTTGCACCAGCTCTTTTCCTAAGTAGTGATCAATACGGTAAAGTTGTTCTTCATCAAATAGCTCTCCTAGCTGGGAACTCAGTTCTTCTGCAGAACTTAGATCCTTTCCAAAGGGTTTCTCAACAACAATACGGGTCCACCCGCTAAGATGAGCTGAAATATATTAACAATTAGGTCATCCACATGTATCATATCAATGATAAACTTCAGATAAGTTCACAATTAAGAAGATAGAACATGAACATATAATTTGCAAAGACAGACACAGTCatttaatttgagaaaaatttgaACCTTCCAAAGGTAATTAATTGTCAAATAAAACTGCCAATAATTTaagatttcaaaaaaagaattacccaaaaaaaagacaaaatcaGTGATATAACTATTAACAAAAGGTTATATGTAAATCTTCTGAGAGCATGTATGCTCAAGTATGTCTAAGGTATATcttcttttaaaaacaaaaaaagcaaaaagttGCACATAATGAAGAAGGTGTATAGCAAGTTTTTAAATCcataatgttattatatattagaaatattttgaaatatgtgTCATCATATCAATAAAGCTAAGAGCTTACACTGGTTCATGCAATAATTTCTGATCATTTTACAAACAGAAGGATAAACAGATGGAGGTAGTGCAAGATAAAATAATCTTCGAGATGTTCCTGGTTGACTGTTTTTTGCTAACTCATGCTCTGAGATTTCCTTATCCAATAACCGAAAGCCCTCTTCACTATCATAAGAACCACTTACATATTTTACCTGCAAAATAATCACCCGGAAATATTTTTTAGGTGCCAATTCTACAAAAAAGTTAAAGAAAGACAGACGTTTTTAACTTACCAACTGCAAAAACTTTGATAGAGTTTCTGATTGCTCAGATGAAGTTCCTTTGTTTGGGGTAAGGTATCTGGAAATGTGATGTGTAAATGAGTAATAGCCAGTATAATCATAATCTCTACAGACAAACTTGAAAAGACAtcatactaaataaaaaagggCTGTCCAATGCACAAGGTTCCCGCCAGGTTGAGGTTTTGGGAGgggtaaaatatatttttgcttAGCTTTGATAAAGAAACACCAAAGAGATTAGAGAAAAAGCATGGCTCAATTAAAGATTTTATGGAGAACAAACAAATGCTTTggttaaattataaaaagtataTAACAGAAGAGGGAATAGAGAACGGCATTTCGACCAAACAAGTACACTATTGGCAATTAGGACAGCAGCATAGCATTTTGCATAATAATTGAACGAGAaacaacatataataataagacATGCAGTGTGAGTTCAAAAAGATTCATGTGCACTAGGCCTAGTAAACAACCCAATCATGCACACAAGATATAAGTCCATTGTTGGCTAAATTATACTGCTCCAAGAACAGATACCTGATACATGGCAAAAACTCCTCTAGCAAGCTCATCCATAAATCTAATATAGTCTGACGTTTATACATCAAGatcattttacaaataaaaagtacaaaatcTCAAGGAAGAACCTTACCCACGGATACGCTCTCTCAAAGCATCATCAGACATCTTTGTCCGGGCATATCCAAATATGTGGACTTCATCAGGATTCAAGAATCCCTGTGTATCATTAAATGGAAGAAACCCATTACTGACTAAAGATTGGCAAGAGTTATTTCAAATGCCaagaaacaaaatataacattaaatCCAACAATGTTATTTCAGTTATTTCACTTGAACAAGATAACTACAAAAATCCAACAAACCTGCCGAAAAAGGTTGAAGAGTGCAGgaaatgtcttcttttttgCAAGGTCTCCTGATGCACCGAGAACAATAATAGAGAGGCACCCTGTCTCAGGTACGCTTTCAAGGTCTTTCTCCTCAGAGAGAGATTCACTCCTGAAATAGTTCTCACTCAAGGAACTGCTTCTAGATGACAGACCTAACCCCGCCGACATGTCTTACAGTATAATCTAgcaaaaaatatcaaaaagttaaaaaaataaataattagtgtCATCAAAACTACAACAAGAAGCAGAGCTCAAGTATTGACAATCATGAAGAATACCTCAGTGAGTATGCAACTATAAATCAACAAGGCATCAGTAACCATAAGTAATATCTATACCAAATCTTGAATCACTGAGAGACTGAAACTCAAAACTATATGCAATCAATTTAGACAAACCTAGATCCTTAATTtttccaaggaaaaaaaaacacacttttaGACACATCCTTCAGAATCCATcatgaaaatcaagaaaaagaacagAATTTGACAACGGATTCAAAAGAATGAAGTTCAATCACTTCAAGAATCATATACACCTACAAATACCACATACAGCAACCAAAAAGGAAGAACTCCGATctcaaaaccaacaaaaaaactcaGCTTCCATCAACAAACAACACAAGAAACCGATCAAAAGCAAATGATCCGGCACACAGTCAAAGAAAAACCAATATAAACATTGAAACAGATCCAAAACGCATCATAAATCACAAATACCTCCCAAGATGCCGATttcacaagaaaaacaaaagcgAATTGGGATTCCAACCCTTCCTACTTCGCACCAAGACCTCTTCTTGATTCTTAAAGCCGCCAcatctctctctttatatatatatatatatatatttcgctGACTCTCTGACTCTCTCACTAACCACCCGattcaacatgaataaaatcGAGaagcattaaaaagaaaaaaattatttgtttattaatgtcACCCGAGAACGAGACTTTTTGTTAGACCTGCTGTACTAGGGATCCTCCGTTACAGGTTGGCAAGATGACGtggctttttatttttgggaattgCTAGCAttaaataatctaaaatttaatataaaaattaacaaaattactaaattatcctcttttggatatatatatatattttttgggactataaatattactctttACATTTGTATAACTTAGAAAATTGAAGATGGGTAAAATTGGATAAAACGAATAAATATTGCCTTGATATTgtaaaacaacaattatttttgaataattttttttcttaaaatgacTCATAATTCAGAATAGAGAGAGTATATCCAACTCTCTGACTTTCTCACTAACCACCCActtcaacataaaaaaaattaactaaccACCAAGTGGTTTATTAATATGAGTAGTGATCCCACGGACTCGAGTCCGTGGGATCTGAGCTGCAtcgtcttttcatttttaaaaaatatttttcccggatttatttgagatttaaattttaataaaaataaacaaagggcAGTATGGTCATTTACTTTGACCATACtgccttttcttcttttttcccctgcgtcttcttcttcttttcgtCCAGGCTTCTCAAATATTTAGATCTCAGGCTTCTCAAAGCCGACGATGTTGATGCTGATCTCCCTGCAGTGTTCCATGGCACCGATCTTGTAGCTTATGGTCTATGTGATCCGCTGATCCGCTTGAACTATGGATGTGTGGCTGGGGCGAGAGCCGGTTGAGCACCGAGCTCCTCAAGGTTGTGGAAGGGCTTGGTTTCAACACTCCTTCACCGATCCAGATGGCTTGTGTGGCACATGAATCAGCTACCCAGAAGGCAGGAATGGGATTGTTTGAGTTAATGGGTTAATGGGTTGTTTGAGTTTGCTTATGGATTGTATTGATTTCATATAAATGAAAAGGCAATGATATGGGTTGTTTGAAATACAGTGAAATGTTGGTTGTTTGAGTTTGCTTATGGGAAGAATATGGATGTAATTAGGAGAAGAGTATTTGAGAAGGTTCTGGTTATAATGCTAGTTGTCGTGGCACAACAGATGCTTGATGAAATGCCAGTGTGACAAAGTTGTTAGGATTGTATTGATTTCATATAAATAGAGCAATGATGAATAGAGAAGGCATCTTTGGCCTGAAaattctctcttcttctcctctattCCCTCTCATCCCGACCTCCTTCCTACCTTCCTCCAAGCTCTTCTACTCCGAAATTCGCCCCGGATCTCCATTTCGAGGCATGATTGCTCGAAATTCGCCTGTGTCCGGAAAAACTGCAGCTTTTGTCCTTCCGTGTCTTGATAGTTACAACTCAAGCCTAAAAAAACCTAGGAAATGTTCACGAGTGAAAGGAAAAATCTAAAGAGCAAAACCATATCTAACAAATCTTTTTACAGAGTTGAATCACCCGGACTTGGTTTTTAGTTGACATCCACTCATAAACATCAGGTTTGATCTTCTTGATAACATCCGCCTCGATCCGAACATACTAGACCCAgccaaaaatgataaaatgatgatgaaaatgacaTCTTCAATCATAACTGATGCTTCACTTCCAATACTAGAGCACCAACTCGGTAGCAGATCCCCGCCATCACACTTTTATACATGACTCAAAAATGCAACAAAAATGATTGGCATGAGAAACAATCTAGTGAAAAGAATTGCATATCGCATTTTTGATTATGAATTTAATTCTGGATCAAATTCCAAGAGCAGAAGGTGTGAGGCACGTTCTCATCCTCACGGCAAGCATGAGAATGGTCATATCCAGACCAATTACTTTCAGGGTTACTACAAAACAACTTTTTGACCGGTACCATTTAACTTAATTCATCCCATATAATGATAGAAAGAAATGGAAAAGTTGAAGAATTCCTCTCAGTTTTCCGCTAgaatgttttcttcttggtgaGTATAGTGATCAGCAAGAAGAGGAATCTTgagttttaataaaacaaatatcacAATATTACAAGGGTTCGAATCCAATCCGCCTGAAATTCTGCCCAGGTCAAAGATTCAATGTGAGATACCTGCAACTTGCAACCtgcctgaaaaaaaaaattcattcctaGTTTACTGAGAATCTTATAATTGCATCAACAAGAACAAGCTTTGTAGCAACAAACTCCATACTGCCCTCAATCACGACAGTTCATCAATTCCACTAAACATCaagcaaatcaaacaaaataacagaagaACACCAATTGAAGATAACCAATTCAGTAGCTCTCACCATTGAATctgttcaaagaaaaaaaaaaaagaatgaaaactttatcaatgacaatattataaattataaaatagttaaatacaaTAACTAGGTTTGAATAAACTTAATGGCTTCAGCATCATTACCTTAGAAAATATTGAGTATAGTAGATCAATTCTAGCCATTTTGGCTCTCAGTAAAGGCAGGCTGAAGTGTAGCATTTTCCTGTTCGAAGGAAGTATACaaggattattattatatacatgaCCAACAATAAACCATGTACAtgttaataaatcacaataaaacTAACCTTGATTGATACACTTGAATTCTTTCCCATAGCAACTTTGGCCTTTCTTTTCTTGAGATTTTTCTCCCaaaatgctttttttcttccacCACTTCCTTTGCATTTTGCTAGTGGAGGGTCATGGATTGTTACTTTGGTTGACATAATCGTTTGTTGTGATAAACACTTGTCGATGTTGTTATTTGGAACTTCAAACTTTTGCACTTTAATAGCCTTGTCAACCTCTTCTCTTGTCTTCCTTAACCAATGCAAAGCCACTTTATAAACTTCCGTAGAGCAAGATCCCTTGGTTGCAACTTCTTGTGCTTCATGAGAAAGGGTGCTATATCGAAGTGTTAAATGAGTATAGCAATCTTCTTGAACTTCTTGACCTtcttcatcaaaaaaatttccACATTTTGCATCTCTTGTCCAACGGGTTAACATGTATTCTCTTGGAATCTTATCCACATTAGCCACAATGAATACCTTCAATATATGACGGCATAAGAAACCCGCAAATTCAAACTTGCAACAGCTACATCTCACAAATAAACTAGATTCAGAGCACATTTTAATAAGTCTAACTTCTTTTTCTGGTATCCAACATTTAtatgaagctatattcccattctcttcaattttttcaCACTTGTACCGAAGACTTCCAAGTagttcttcttgaaatttagcAAAGATAGCCGGTGTGTACAGTTtgcttgcttcttcttcaataggCATATGAAGTATTAAGGATGGTTgcatattattcattttaaaatcaGATTCAATTTCTTTCTCTCGACGCCTAATTAGTGCCTTGTCAACACCTTCAACAAACTCCAACAACAACATTTTTCTACTCAAAAACCCtttgaaaaatttgtttatacttTCACTTCGTTGAGTTGTACACATATCCGCACAAAAGAATTCATGCGACAACACAGGAACCCAATGTTGGCGCTTCCTATACATTCTCAACATCCaatcattttcattcaaatcatATTTAGTGAGCAATTcactccattttttttcaaagtcttCAATAGTTTCAGGACTCCTTACACAATAAGACAAATCTTGTCCAAACTTAGACCCCCTTGTGAATAATCTCCCTAAGTGTCGCTtagcattttgaaaaatatgccaTAGGCAATATCGATGAATGGTATATGGCAAGACTTTGGCAATTGCACCACTAATGGCAGAATCTTGATCAGTCATAATTACTTTGGGATGACTTCCTTTCATTGCTTGTAGCCATTTCTCAAGTACCCAAACAAAAGAGTATTCTGTTTCATCAAAAATCAGTGCACAACCAAATAATACAGTTTGAAGATGATGATTGACACCTACAATTGGAACAAAT
This Dioscorea cayenensis subsp. rotundata cultivar TDr96_F1 unplaced genomic scaffold, TDr96_F1_v2_PseudoChromosome.rev07_lg8_w22 25.fasta BLBR01000032.1, whole genome shotgun sequence DNA region includes the following protein-coding sequences:
- the LOC120253288 gene encoding glucose-6-phosphate 1-dehydrogenase 6, cytoplasmic-like; this encodes MSAGLGLSSRSSSLSENYFRSESLSEEKDLESVPETGCLSIIVLGASGDLAKKKTFPALFNLFRQGFLNPDEVHIFGYARTKMSDDALRERIRGYLTPNKGTSSEQSETLSKFLQLVKYVSGSYDSEEGFRLLDKEISEHELAKNSQPGTSRRLFYLALPPSVYPSVCKMIRNYCMNQSHLSGWTRIVVEKPFGKDLSSAEELSSQLGELFDEEQLYRIDHYLGKELVQNLLVLRFANRFFLPLWNRDNIDNIQVVFREDFGTEGRGGYFDEYGIIRDIIQNHLLQVLCLVAMEKPVSLKPEHIRDEKVKFLQSVLPIALEDVVLGQYEGYRDDPTVPDDSNTPTFATVILRIHNERWEGVPFILKAGKALNSRKAEIRVQFKDVPGDIYRCKKQGRNEFVIRLQPSEAMYMKLTVKKPGLEMSTIQSELDLSYRQRYQDVTIPEAYERLILDTIRGDQQHFVRRDELKAAWEIFTPLLHKIDAGEPKSIPYKPGSRGPAEADELLAKAGYVQTHGYVWIPPSL
- the LOC120253283 gene encoding protein FAR1-RELATED SEQUENCE 5-like, with amino-acid sequence MDYGYFGDVVCLDPTYGTNKYAMPFVPIVGVNHHLQTVLFGCALIFDETEYSFVWVLEKWLQAMKGSHPKVIMTDQDSAISGAIAKVLPYTIHRYCLWHIFQNAKRHLGRLFTRGSKFGQDLSYCVRSPETIEDFEKKWSELLTKYDLNENDWMLRMYRKRQHWVPVLSHEFFCADMCTTQRSESINKFFKGFLSRKMLLLEFVEGVDKALIRRREKEIESDFKMNNMQPSLILHMPIEEEASKLYTPAIFAKFQEELLGSLRYKCEKIEENGNIASYKCWIPEKEVRLIKMCSESSLFVRCSCCKFEFAGFLCRHILKVFIVANVDKIPREYMLTRWTRDAKCGNFFDEEGQEVQEDCYTHLTLRYSTLSHEAQEVATKGSCSTEVYKVALHWLRKTREEVDKAIKVQKFEVPNNNIDKCLSQQTIMSTKVTIHDPPLAKCKGSGGRKKAFWEKNLKKRKAKVAMGKNSSVSIKAGCKLQLFCSNPESNWSGYDHSHACREDENVPHTFCSWNLIQN